In Streptomyces sp. NBC_00433, a single genomic region encodes these proteins:
- a CDS encoding HAMP domain-containing histidine kinase, whose amino-acid sequence MRSRLLPLLIVLMAGVLLALGIPLAASLAAAQQQRVVVDRIDDTTRFAALAQFVTARDEQKSVVDSVDDERLHTLRVELARYQQLYSISAGVFYRDSAAMAAAPKSWRLPPEGELYDAYESSLLGRRAHDPAQVWPWQHRRLAIASPIVRDGDVVAVVVTDSPTGALRSRILHGWMLLAAGELAAMVIAVLCAVRLTGWVLLPVATLDRVTHDIATGRMKSRVGPAGGPPELRRLIRSFNEMADNVEAVLDQQRAFVADASHQLRNPLSALLLRIELLGLELPEGHTEAESVKEEGHRLAQVLDDLLGLALAENSGSHLAVTDIAAMARTRADAWRPVADRAGVVMDVTTSPEGAAVTGWADSVALSSALDAVLDNAIKFTPAGAAVTVVVAADGDSATVVVADGGPGLADEELARIGDRFWRSARHQNVQGSGLGLSIAKALLGQGGGAIAYGHHDPSGLEVTLRVPRAAPAVAT is encoded by the coding sequence GTGCGCTCCCGCCTGCTCCCGCTGCTGATCGTGCTGATGGCGGGTGTCCTGCTGGCCCTCGGCATCCCGCTGGCCGCGAGCCTGGCCGCCGCGCAGCAGCAGCGCGTCGTCGTCGACCGCATCGACGACACCACGCGCTTCGCCGCGCTCGCGCAGTTCGTCACCGCGCGCGACGAGCAGAAGTCCGTCGTGGACAGCGTGGACGACGAAAGACTGCACACACTGCGCGTGGAACTCGCCAGGTACCAGCAGCTCTACAGCATCAGCGCGGGTGTCTTCTACCGCGACAGCGCCGCCATGGCCGCGGCCCCCAAGAGCTGGCGACTGCCCCCGGAGGGCGAGCTCTACGACGCCTACGAGTCGTCGCTGCTGGGCCGCCGCGCCCACGACCCGGCGCAGGTGTGGCCCTGGCAGCACCGCAGGCTGGCCATCGCGTCGCCGATCGTGCGGGACGGCGACGTGGTGGCGGTCGTCGTCACCGACTCGCCTACCGGCGCCCTGCGCTCCCGCATCCTGCACGGCTGGATGCTGCTGGCGGCCGGTGAGCTGGCGGCAATGGTCATCGCCGTGCTCTGCGCGGTAAGGCTGACCGGCTGGGTGCTGCTGCCGGTCGCCACCCTCGACCGGGTCACCCACGACATCGCCACCGGCCGGATGAAGTCCCGGGTCGGGCCGGCCGGCGGACCGCCCGAGCTGCGGCGCCTGATCCGGTCGTTCAACGAGATGGCCGACAATGTCGAGGCCGTGCTGGACCAGCAGCGCGCCTTCGTCGCCGACGCCTCCCACCAACTGCGCAATCCGCTGTCCGCCCTGCTGCTGCGGATCGAACTGCTCGGCCTCGAACTGCCCGAGGGCCATACCGAGGCCGAGTCGGTCAAGGAGGAGGGGCACCGGCTGGCGCAGGTGCTCGACGATCTGCTGGGCCTGGCGCTCGCCGAGAATTCCGGCAGCCATCTGGCGGTCACGGACATCGCGGCCATGGCCCGTACGCGTGCGGACGCATGGCGGCCGGTCGCGGACCGGGCGGGCGTCGTCATGGACGTCACCACGTCGCCCGAGGGCGCCGCGGTGACCGGCTGGGCGGACTCCGTCGCCCTGTCCAGCGCACTGGACGCGGTGTTGGACAACGCCATCAAGTTCACCCCCGCCGGCGCCGCCGTCACCGTCGTGGTGGCGGCGGACGGCGACAGCGCGACAGTGGTGGTGGCCGACGGCGGTCCGGGCCTGGCGGACGAGGAGCTGGCCAGGATCGGCGACCGCTTCTGGCGCAGCGCCCGGCATCAGAATGTGCAGGGCTCCGGGCTCGGCCTGTCCATTGCCAAGGCGCTGCTCGGCCAGGGCGGCGGCGCCATCGCGTACGGCCACCACGACCCGTCCGGCCTTGAGGTCACCCTCCGCGTGCCGCGCGCGGCGCCGGCGGTGGCCACGTAG
- a CDS encoding FAD-dependent monooxygenase: MDPVIVAGAGPVGLTLALALARRDVPVILLDEAEVIADAEGLRRSRTAVLGPAEVALVERLGFPTVRAEGATWTGWRTVRRRAEVARIDFTADDAPVHIAQHRLENGLRQALLGCGSVRIVAGCRVDALEQDPRGVTVHTSGSHETWWRGSYLVGCDGPRSTVRKLLGVRFPGRTAVDRHAVAVVRAELPEPGAALLHRDPPGAPAGQEVTARPLPEGLWRLDWLLPVHARALTPDALVERLRGTLTTWCGSVVPYEVVGSADYSVHQRLARRWRSGRAFLAGDAAHLMGALGAQSVQEGLRDAENLSWKLALAWHDGASKVLLNSYEAERRGAVGARLRATDQVLPLLRASGTWQTVRQSLLSGSARGQAELLTDSHLGRGAAAASRVYGRSPLALPAPRSGGGRSGESPLVAACDTAPGGRVADVQVTALDGTVGRLWDRLGQGLVVVLIAPGTGVWESRHWLTAGLMPRLASAVAALPTPAELLVAETYPGATAHTVLLIRPDGHLVTAMVGCRPAELYSYADLARGGPPTVAGGDEDDGQDDGGQHAEARGVPGGGAAGTRVSGPTR; the protein is encoded by the coding sequence GTGGACCCGGTGATCGTCGCGGGGGCGGGCCCTGTGGGCCTGACCCTCGCCCTCGCGCTGGCCCGCCGCGACGTCCCCGTCATCCTCCTGGACGAGGCGGAGGTGATCGCCGACGCCGAGGGGCTGCGGCGGTCGCGGACCGCGGTGCTGGGGCCGGCGGAAGTCGCGCTGGTCGAGCGGCTGGGCTTCCCCACCGTCCGTGCGGAGGGCGCCACCTGGACCGGCTGGCGGACCGTACGGCGGCGTGCCGAGGTGGCGCGGATCGACTTCACGGCGGACGACGCGCCGGTGCACATCGCGCAGCACCGGCTGGAGAACGGCCTGCGGCAGGCGCTGCTCGGCTGCGGCTCCGTGCGGATCGTGGCGGGCTGCCGGGTGGACGCGCTGGAGCAGGACCCGCGCGGGGTCACGGTGCACACCAGCGGCTCGCACGAGACCTGGTGGCGGGGCAGCTACCTGGTCGGGTGCGACGGCCCGCGGTCGACGGTACGCAAGCTGCTGGGGGTCCGCTTCCCCGGCCGTACGGCGGTGGACCGGCACGCCGTGGCGGTGGTGCGCGCCGAACTGCCCGAGCCGGGCGCGGCCCTGCTGCACCGGGACCCGCCGGGCGCCCCCGCCGGGCAGGAGGTGACGGCGCGGCCGCTCCCCGAGGGGTTGTGGCGGCTGGACTGGCTGCTGCCTGTGCACGCCCGTGCGCTCACCCCTGACGCGCTGGTGGAGCGGCTGCGCGGCACGCTCACCACGTGGTGCGGCAGTGTCGTGCCCTACGAGGTCGTGGGATCAGCCGACTACTCGGTGCACCAGCGGCTGGCCAGGCGCTGGCGGTCCGGCCGGGCCTTCCTGGCGGGGGACGCCGCGCATCTGATGGGCGCGCTCGGGGCGCAGAGCGTCCAGGAGGGGCTGCGGGACGCCGAGAACCTGTCCTGGAAACTGGCCCTCGCCTGGCACGACGGTGCGTCCAAGGTGTTGCTCAACAGCTACGAGGCCGAGCGGCGCGGCGCGGTCGGCGCCCGGCTGCGGGCCACCGACCAGGTGCTTCCGCTGCTCCGGGCCAGCGGCACCTGGCAGACCGTACGGCAGTCGCTGCTGTCCGGATCGGCGCGCGGGCAGGCGGAACTGCTGACCGACAGCCACCTGGGGCGGGGAGCGGCGGCCGCCTCCCGGGTCTACGGGCGCTCGCCGCTCGCGCTGCCCGCGCCGCGGTCGGGCGGGGGCAGGTCCGGCGAGTCGCCGCTGGTGGCGGCGTGCGACACAGCGCCGGGCGGACGGGTCGCCGATGTGCAGGTGACGGCGCTCGACGGAACGGTCGGGCGGTTGTGGGACCGGCTGGGCCAGGGGCTGGTCGTGGTCCTGATCGCGCCCGGCACCGGAGTGTGGGAGAGCAGGCACTGGCTGACGGCCGGGCTGATGCCCCGGCTGGCGTCGGCGGTCGCCGCACTGCCCACTCCCGCGGAGCTGTTGGTGGCCGAGACATACCCGGGAGCGACGGCTCACACCGTGCTTCTGATCCGGCCGGACGGCCATCTGGTCACCGCCATGGTCGGCTGCCGGCCCGCCGAGCTGTACTCCTACGCCGACCTGGCCCGCGGCGGTCCGCCGACAGTGGCCGGCGGTGACGAGGACGACGGCCAGGACGACGGCGGTCAGCACGCCGAGGCCCGCGGAGTGCCGGGAGGTGGCGCGGCAGGCACGCGCGTCAGCGGGCCTACGCGGTAG
- a CDS encoding TAXI family TRAP transporter solute-binding subunit, with the protein MDLPRLGRLWPHGRRARRRRVLQTALAAASALALLLWWLVPAGGPGYPRTPLSFATGVANGVYEKYGMLLQSDLRTALPGVDVTLEHTEGSVDNIKRVASGRSDFTIAAADAVASYEGPGKSGLRAIARLYDDYMQLVVPHDSPVRSIRDLRHMTVGVGQADSGVNLITRRLFAAAGMNMNKDVTAEPVGIDQAPAMLLDGRLDAFFWSGGLPTAAVAAMATPVARIKLVQLGDLVAPLHAMGAGMAYYRQAVMPADAYPAAQDGKAVPTVAVANLLITTDRADAGLVERLTRAVIDSRDAIGTVVHAAQLVDLRTAVFTDPLPLHAGAERYYRSVKP; encoded by the coding sequence ATGGACCTCCCCCGCCTCGGCAGACTGTGGCCGCACGGCCGCCGTGCCCGGCGCCGGCGGGTGCTGCAGACCGCGCTGGCCGCGGCGTCGGCGCTGGCCCTGCTGCTGTGGTGGCTGGTCCCGGCCGGCGGCCCCGGCTACCCGCGAACCCCGCTGTCCTTCGCCACGGGCGTCGCCAACGGTGTGTACGAGAAGTACGGCATGCTGCTGCAGAGCGACCTGCGGACGGCGCTGCCCGGGGTCGACGTCACCCTGGAGCACACCGAGGGATCCGTCGACAACATCAAGCGGGTCGCCTCGGGGCGGTCCGACTTCACCATCGCGGCCGCCGACGCCGTGGCGAGCTACGAGGGTCCGGGGAAGTCCGGACTGCGGGCGATCGCGCGGCTCTACGACGACTACATGCAGCTGGTCGTACCGCATGACTCGCCGGTGCGCTCGATCCGCGACCTGCGCCATATGACGGTCGGCGTGGGGCAGGCGGACTCCGGCGTCAATCTCATCACCCGGCGCCTGTTCGCCGCGGCGGGCATGAACATGAACAAGGACGTGACAGCCGAGCCGGTCGGCATCGACCAGGCGCCCGCGATGCTGCTCGACGGCCGGCTCGACGCCTTCTTCTGGTCCGGCGGGCTGCCGACCGCCGCGGTCGCCGCCATGGCGACCCCGGTGGCGCGGATCAAGCTGGTGCAGCTCGGGGACCTGGTGGCCCCGCTGCACGCCATGGGCGCCGGCATGGCCTACTACCGGCAGGCGGTGATGCCGGCCGACGCCTACCCGGCGGCGCAGGACGGCAAGGCGGTGCCGACGGTCGCGGTGGCCAATCTGCTCATCACCACGGACCGTGCCGACGCCGGACTGGTGGAGCGGCTCACCCGGGCGGTGATCGACAGCCGGGACGCGATCGGCACCGTCGTGCACGCGGCCCAGCTGGTGGACCTGCGGACCGCGGTCTTCACCGACCCGCTGCCACTGCACGCGGGCGCCGAGCGCTACTACCGCTCGGTCAAGCCGTAG
- a CDS encoding DUF3046 domain-containing protein, with translation MRLTIFWERMRAQFGDAYADSFARDHVMAELGGRTVHQALDDGWETRDVWRAVCAAMDVPAGRR, from the coding sequence ATGCGGTTGACGATTTTCTGGGAACGAATGCGTGCACAGTTCGGTGACGCCTACGCCGACTCCTTCGCACGTGACCATGTCATGGCCGAGCTGGGCGGGCGTACGGTCCACCAGGCGCTGGACGACGGCTGGGAGACCAGGGACGTCTGGCGTGCGGTGTGCGCCGCCATGGACGTCCCCGCGGGCCGCCGCTGA
- a CDS encoding AzlC family ABC transporter permease: MTAPPIPDRAADRPPSPSPSRSRVVRDALGVGVAVGLSGFAFGVTSAGAGLTVPQSCALSLLVFTGASQFALVGALGAGGNPFAASAGAFFLGARNAFYGLRLSQLLRLPAAVRPLAAQWVIDETSAVALAQRDRAGARLGFTVTGASLYVLWNLTTLLGTLGASALGDPAAWGLDAAGPAVFLALLAPMVKGRTERTVAALAVLLALAGLPLLPAGVPVLVAALAAPLVLAGSRWTRRGTGAAEQEEREARR, translated from the coding sequence ATGACCGCACCGCCGATACCCGACAGGGCCGCCGACCGGCCGCCGTCCCCCTCCCCGTCCCGCTCACGCGTGGTCCGCGACGCCCTCGGCGTCGGGGTGGCCGTGGGGCTGTCCGGTTTCGCCTTCGGCGTGACCTCGGCCGGCGCCGGGCTCACGGTGCCGCAGAGCTGCGCGTTGTCGCTGCTGGTATTCACCGGCGCCTCACAATTCGCCCTGGTCGGTGCGCTCGGCGCGGGCGGCAATCCCTTCGCGGCCTCGGCCGGCGCGTTCTTCCTCGGCGCGCGCAACGCCTTCTACGGGCTGCGGCTCTCCCAGCTGCTGCGGCTGCCGGCGGCAGTGCGCCCGCTGGCCGCGCAATGGGTCATCGACGAGACCTCCGCGGTGGCGCTCGCCCAGCGGGACCGGGCCGGCGCCAGGCTCGGCTTCACCGTGACCGGCGCCAGTCTCTACGTGCTGTGGAATCTCACGACCCTGCTCGGAACGCTGGGCGCCTCCGCGCTCGGCGACCCCGCTGCGTGGGGCCTGGACGCGGCCGGTCCCGCCGTCTTCCTCGCCCTGCTGGCCCCCATGGTCAAGGGCCGCACCGAACGCACCGTGGCGGCGCTCGCCGTGCTCCTCGCACTGGCCGGGCTGCCGCTGCTGCCCGCCGGAGTGCCGGTGCTGGTCGCCGCCTTGGCCGCGCCGCTGGTGCTGGCGGGCAGCCGGTGGACCCGAAGGGGCACGGGAGCGGCCGAGCAGGAAGAGCGGGAGGCCCGCCGATGA
- the recX gene encoding recombination regulator RecX, which produces MARRSQERGGSSESRASQEPPLDPEEQARALCLRLLTGTPRTRRQLADAMRKREIPDEVAEYVLERFQDVGLIDDQAFANAWVESRHRGRGLARRALAQELRHRGVEAELVSEAVGLLDPEQEEETARALVQRRLPGTRGLDRDRRIRRLAGMLARKGYSEGLALKVVRDALAQEQQSDGAEPWPGAEGPDPWE; this is translated from the coding sequence ATGGCGCGCAGGTCCCAGGAGCGCGGCGGCTCTTCCGAGTCGAGGGCCTCGCAAGAGCCGCCGCTCGATCCCGAAGAGCAGGCGCGGGCGCTGTGCCTGCGCCTGCTCACAGGGACTCCGCGCACCCGCAGGCAGCTCGCCGACGCCATGCGCAAGCGGGAGATCCCCGACGAGGTCGCGGAATACGTCCTGGAGCGCTTCCAGGACGTGGGGCTGATCGACGACCAGGCGTTCGCCAACGCCTGGGTGGAGTCACGGCACCGCGGCCGCGGCCTGGCCCGCCGGGCCCTGGCCCAGGAGCTGCGCCATCGCGGGGTGGAGGCCGAGCTGGTGAGCGAGGCCGTCGGTCTGCTCGATCCCGAGCAGGAGGAGGAGACCGCACGGGCCCTCGTGCAGCGCAGGCTGCCCGGCACCCGTGGCCTGGACCGGGACCGGCGGATCCGGCGGCTGGCCGGGATGCTCGCTCGCAAGGGCTACAGCGAAGGGCTGGCCCTGAAAGTGGTGCGCGACGCCCTCGCACAGGAGCAGCAGAGCGACGGCGCCGAGCCGTGGCCCGGCGCCGAGGGACCGGACCCATGGGAATAG
- a CDS encoding response regulator transcription factor, with product MRLLLVEDDDRVAAAVSALLGKHGFDVKHARSGEEAIQALLPDGGPAFDCVLLDLGLPDQDGFEVCSRIRRRTGTPVIMVTARADVRSRIHGLNLGADDYIVKPYDTGELLARIHAVSRRPPLAPAGLLPQELQPGGASTAAHSAVPAVQRTRLLLGPIAIELPTRRVTVDGAPIVLTRKEFDLLALLAGRPGVVFRREQIISEVWRTAWEGTGRTLEVHVASLRSKLRTPAMIETVRGVGYRLVVPAAG from the coding sequence ATGCGGCTGCTGCTGGTGGAGGACGACGACCGGGTCGCCGCGGCCGTCTCCGCACTCCTCGGCAAGCACGGATTCGACGTCAAGCACGCCCGCAGCGGCGAGGAGGCGATCCAGGCGCTGCTTCCCGACGGCGGCCCGGCCTTCGACTGCGTGCTCCTCGACCTGGGCCTGCCCGACCAGGACGGTTTCGAGGTGTGCAGCCGCATCAGGCGCAGGACCGGCACCCCGGTGATCATGGTCACCGCCCGCGCCGACGTCAGGTCCCGCATCCACGGCCTCAACCTCGGCGCCGACGACTACATCGTGAAGCCGTACGACACCGGGGAACTGCTCGCCCGCATCCACGCCGTCAGCCGCCGCCCGCCGCTCGCCCCGGCCGGCCTCCTGCCGCAGGAGCTGCAGCCCGGCGGCGCGTCGACGGCCGCGCACAGCGCCGTGCCGGCCGTGCAGCGCACCCGCCTGCTGCTCGGCCCGATCGCCATCGAGCTGCCCACCCGGCGGGTCACCGTGGACGGCGCCCCGATCGTGCTGACCCGAAAGGAGTTCGACCTGCTGGCGCTGCTCGCCGGGCGGCCCGGCGTGGTCTTCCGCCGGGAGCAGATCATCAGCGAGGTGTGGCGGACCGCGTGGGAGGGGACTGGCCGCACCCTTGAGGTCCATGTCGCCTCGCTGCGCTCCAAGCTGCGCACCCCGGCCATGATCGAGACGGTCCGCGGTGTCGGCTACCGGCTCGTCGTGCCGGCCGCGGGCTGA
- a CDS encoding AzlD domain-containing protein yields the protein MNSGAGTWTAIVVTAAGCYAVKLLGLSVPAGLLERPLVKRLAALVPIALLAALTALQTFGTDEPGLTVDARAAGLAAAWVAVLLRAPFLVVIAAAVLVTAGLRALSGV from the coding sequence ATGAACTCCGGTGCCGGCACCTGGACGGCGATCGTGGTGACGGCGGCCGGCTGCTACGCGGTGAAACTGCTCGGCCTGTCCGTACCAGCCGGGCTATTGGAAAGGCCGCTGGTCAAGCGGCTCGCGGCCCTGGTGCCGATCGCGCTGCTCGCGGCGCTCACCGCACTGCAGACCTTCGGCACCGACGAGCCGGGGCTCACCGTCGACGCACGCGCGGCCGGGCTCGCCGCCGCCTGGGTCGCGGTGCTGCTGCGGGCGCCCTTCCTGGTGGTGATCGCGGCGGCGGTGCTCGTCACCGCGGGCCTGCGGGCACTGTCCGGCGTGTGA
- the miaB gene encoding tRNA (N6-isopentenyl adenosine(37)-C2)-methylthiotransferase MiaB, whose protein sequence is MSARTYEVRTYGCQMNVHDSERLSGLLEGAGYVRAPEGADGADVVVFNTCAVRENADNRLYGNLGQLVPKKAARPGMQIAVGGCLAQKDRDTIVKRAPWVDVVFGTHNIGQLPVLLERARIGEEAQVEIVESLETFPSTLPSRRESAYAAWVAISVGCNNTCTFCIVPALRGKEKDRRPGDVLAEVEALVAEGVIEVTLLGQNVNAYGSDIGDREAFGKLLRATGAVEGLERIRFTSPHPRDFTDDVIAAMAETPTVMHQLHMPLQSGSDRVLKAMRRSYRQDRYLGIIEKVRAAMPDAALTTDIIVGFPGETEEDFEQTLHVVREARFAQAFTFQYSKRPGTPAAEMDGQIPKAVVQERYERLVALQEEISWEQNKTQVGRTLEVLVAEGEGRKDDATRRLSGRAPDNRLVHFERPEGQQARPGDMVTVEITYAAPHHLLAERPALSVRRTRAGDAWERRTAAPAPQPAGVMLGLPTIGVPAPVASTGGCAVD, encoded by the coding sequence ATGAGCGCGCGTACTTACGAGGTCCGCACCTACGGGTGCCAGATGAACGTCCACGACTCCGAGCGGCTGTCCGGCCTGCTGGAGGGCGCCGGCTATGTGCGGGCGCCGGAGGGCGCCGACGGCGCGGACGTCGTCGTCTTCAACACCTGTGCGGTGCGGGAGAACGCCGACAACCGGCTCTACGGCAACCTCGGCCAGCTCGTGCCGAAGAAGGCCGCCCGCCCCGGCATGCAGATCGCCGTGGGCGGCTGTCTGGCGCAGAAGGACCGCGACACGATCGTGAAGCGGGCGCCCTGGGTCGACGTGGTGTTCGGCACCCACAACATCGGGCAGCTGCCGGTGCTGCTGGAGCGGGCCAGGATCGGGGAAGAGGCCCAGGTCGAGATCGTCGAGTCACTGGAGACCTTCCCCTCGACGCTGCCGTCCCGCCGCGAGTCCGCCTATGCCGCGTGGGTCGCGATCTCCGTGGGCTGCAACAACACCTGCACCTTCTGCATCGTGCCCGCGCTGCGCGGCAAGGAGAAGGACCGGCGGCCCGGCGATGTGCTGGCCGAGGTCGAGGCGCTGGTCGCCGAGGGCGTCATCGAGGTCACCCTGCTCGGCCAGAACGTCAACGCCTACGGCTCCGATATCGGCGACCGGGAGGCCTTCGGCAAGCTGCTGCGTGCCACCGGCGCGGTCGAGGGCCTGGAGCGGATCCGTTTCACCTCCCCGCATCCGCGCGACTTCACCGACGACGTGATCGCGGCGATGGCGGAGACGCCGACGGTGATGCACCAGCTGCACATGCCGCTGCAGTCTGGCTCGGACCGGGTGCTCAAGGCGATGCGCCGGTCGTACCGGCAGGATCGTTACCTCGGAATCATCGAGAAGGTGCGGGCCGCGATGCCCGACGCCGCGCTCACCACCGACATCATCGTGGGCTTCCCCGGCGAGACCGAGGAGGACTTCGAGCAGACCCTGCACGTGGTGCGTGAGGCGCGCTTCGCGCAGGCCTTCACCTTCCAGTACAGCAAGCGGCCCGGCACCCCCGCCGCGGAGATGGACGGCCAGATCCCCAAGGCCGTCGTCCAGGAGCGCTACGAGCGGCTGGTCGCGCTCCAGGAGGAGATTTCCTGGGAGCAGAACAAGACGCAGGTCGGCCGCACCCTTGAGGTGCTGGTCGCCGAGGGCGAGGGCCGCAAGGACGACGCGACCCGCCGGCTGTCGGGACGCGCCCCCGACAACCGCCTGGTGCACTTCGAGCGCCCGGAGGGGCAGCAGGCCAGGCCCGGCGACATGGTGACCGTCGAGATCACCTACGCCGCGCCGCACCATCTGCTCGCCGAGCGCCCCGCGCTGTCCGTACGCCGTACGCGGGCCGGCGACGCCTGGGAGCGGCGCACCGCGGCTCCCGCGCCGCAGCCGGCCGGTGTGATGCTCGGGCTGCCGACGATCGGGGTGCCCGCGCCGGTGGCCTCGACCGGGGGCTGCGCGGTCGACTGA
- a CDS encoding AI-2E family transporter, whose amino-acid sequence MSRYQDFPPARGETWRVAGSDDTPGPATPPAPPPGGAGPRDTPGTPRARMPRWLPRALVLALALIACYQFAHWAFDRLLGLLVNIVVSFFCAVAIEPAVEWMATRGVRRGAATGLVILVVLVAAAGFVLALGSLLVDQVGTIVRNLPQYVDDIVGWINRTFHSHLDTGRLRDNVLHSNWVRTYLANGASRVWGLSATVIGTVFQLFTVLLFTYYFAADGPRLRRALCSVLPPDRQAEVLRAWEIAVAKTGGYLYSRALMALISGVAHYVLLQVLGVPYAPALAVWVGLVSQFIPTIGTYLAGALPVLIALTVDPWDALWVLCFVVVYQQFENYLLQPRITARTVDIHPAVAFGSVIAGTALLGAVGALIAIPATATLQGFFAAYVRRYEVTDPRA is encoded by the coding sequence ATGAGTCGATATCAGGACTTTCCCCCCGCCCGAGGTGAGACTTGGCGCGTGGCAGGCAGCGACGACACCCCCGGTCCGGCCACACCTCCGGCTCCGCCGCCCGGCGGAGCCGGTCCGCGCGACACGCCCGGCACGCCACGCGCCCGCATGCCGCGCTGGCTGCCGCGCGCACTGGTGCTCGCCCTCGCGCTGATCGCCTGCTATCAGTTCGCGCACTGGGCCTTCGACCGGCTCCTCGGACTGCTCGTCAACATCGTGGTCTCGTTCTTCTGCGCCGTCGCCATCGAGCCCGCGGTGGAGTGGATGGCCACCCGCGGAGTCCGCCGCGGGGCGGCCACCGGCCTGGTCATCCTGGTGGTGCTGGTCGCGGCGGCGGGCTTCGTCCTGGCGCTCGGCTCGCTGCTGGTCGACCAGGTCGGCACCATCGTGCGCAATCTGCCGCAGTACGTGGACGACATCGTCGGGTGGATCAACAGGACCTTCCACTCCCACCTCGACACCGGCAGGCTCCGGGACAACGTCCTGCACTCCAACTGGGTGCGCACCTATCTCGCGAACGGCGCGAGCAGGGTGTGGGGACTGTCGGCCACCGTCATCGGCACCGTCTTCCAGCTCTTCACCGTGCTGCTGTTCACCTACTACTTCGCCGCCGACGGCCCGCGGCTGCGGCGCGCGCTGTGCTCCGTACTGCCGCCCGACCGCCAGGCCGAGGTGCTGCGCGCCTGGGAGATCGCGGTCGCCAAGACCGGCGGCTACCTCTACTCCCGCGCGCTGATGGCGCTGATCTCCGGCGTCGCGCACTACGTCCTGCTCCAGGTGCTCGGGGTGCCCTACGCGCCCGCGCTCGCCGTCTGGGTCGGGCTGGTCTCGCAGTTCATCCCGACCATCGGCACCTATCTGGCGGGCGCGCTGCCGGTCCTGATCGCCCTCACCGTGGATCCGTGGGACGCCCTGTGGGTGCTGTGCTTCGTCGTGGTCTACCAGCAGTTCGAGAACTACCTGCTGCAGCCGCGGATCACCGCGCGCACCGTGGACATCCACCCGGCGGTCGCCTTCGGCTCGGTCATCGCGGGCACGGCCCTGCTCGGCGCGGTCGGCGCCCTCATCGCGATCCCCGCGACCGCCACCCTGCAGGGCTTCTTCGCGGCCTACGTGCGGCGCTACGAAGTGACCGATCCCCGGGCCTGA
- the recA gene encoding recombinase RecA, which produces MAGNDRDKALDAALAQIERQFGKGAVMRLGDRPNEPIEVIPTGSTALDVALGVGGLPRGRVVEVYGPESSGKTTLTLHAVANAQKAGGTVAFVDAEHALDPDYAKALGVDTDNLLLSQPDTGEQALEIVDMLVRSGAIDLIVIDSVAALVPRAEIEGEMGDSHVGLQARLMSQALRKITSALNQSKTTAIFINQLREKIGVMFGSPETTTGGRALKFYASVRLDIRRIETLKDGTDAVGNRTRVKVVKNKVAPPFKQAEFDILYGHGISREGGLIDMGVEHGFVRKSGAWYTYEGDQLGQGKENVRNFLKDNPDLADEIEKRIKEKLGVGVPKTEAPAALPAADAAGAATGVVAPVKAEVPAPKKAAKATAAKA; this is translated from the coding sequence ATGGCAGGAAACGACCGCGACAAGGCGCTCGACGCCGCGCTCGCACAGATTGAACGGCAGTTCGGCAAGGGCGCGGTCATGCGCCTCGGCGACCGGCCGAATGAGCCCATCGAGGTCATCCCCACCGGGTCGACCGCCTTGGACGTAGCCCTCGGCGTCGGCGGACTGCCGCGCGGCCGGGTGGTGGAGGTGTACGGCCCCGAGTCCTCGGGCAAGACCACGCTCACCCTGCACGCGGTGGCCAACGCGCAGAAGGCCGGCGGCACGGTGGCGTTCGTGGACGCCGAGCACGCCCTCGACCCCGACTACGCCAAGGCGCTCGGCGTCGACACCGACAACCTCCTGCTGTCCCAGCCGGACACCGGCGAGCAGGCGCTCGAAATCGTGGACATGCTGGTCCGCTCCGGCGCCATCGACCTCATCGTGATCGACTCCGTGGCAGCCCTCGTGCCGCGGGCCGAGATCGAGGGTGAGATGGGCGACTCGCACGTCGGCCTCCAGGCCCGGCTGATGAGCCAGGCGCTCCGCAAGATCACCAGCGCGCTCAACCAGTCGAAGACCACCGCGATCTTCATCAACCAGCTCCGCGAGAAGATCGGTGTGATGTTCGGCTCACCGGAGACCACCACCGGTGGCCGCGCGCTGAAGTTCTACGCCTCCGTCCGGCTCGACATCCGCCGGATCGAGACGCTCAAGGACGGCACCGACGCGGTCGGCAACCGCACCCGCGTCAAGGTGGTCAAGAACAAGGTCGCGCCGCCCTTCAAGCAGGCCGAGTTCGACATCCTCTACGGCCATGGCATCAGCCGCGAGGGCGGTCTGATCGACATGGGCGTCGAGCACGGCTTCGTCCGCAAGTCCGGCGCCTGGTACACGTACGAGGGCGACCAGCTCGGCCAGGGCAAGGAAAACGTCCGCAATTTCCTCAAGGACAACCCGGACCTGGCGGACGAGATCGAGAAGCGGATCAAGGAGAAGCTGGGCGTCGGCGTGCCGAAGACCGAAGCTCCGGCAGCCCTGCCGGCCGCCGACGCGGCAGGTGCCGCAACAGGTGTCGTGGCACCGGTCAAGGCCGAGGTCCCGGCGCCGAAGAAGGCGGCCAAGGCCACCGCTGCCAAGGCCTGA